The following DNA comes from Plodia interpunctella isolate USDA-ARS_2022_Savannah chromosome 1, ilPloInte3.2, whole genome shotgun sequence.
CTGGcgaattatttcatttgtctggttaatatatttcacaatattaaattcagACCCTAAGTGGCAATCTAAATTATACAGATAGTcatattagtaattttatacttGGTTTAATATTTCACATAATCATTTCCCGAAAAATTGATGGAAATGGAAACTTCCGTTATATAAACAAGTTCACACTATAtaaacactttaaaaaaaataaatggaaaattaaaattacttaatcaaatcagtcaatattattaattattattactagaaTATGGTTTGTATTCTATACAAAACTTAGTttctttatgtttattattattctctataaggcttacataatgaaagatCTTTACTTACTacaatttcaaagattttataatacaacCAAGTTGATGTTCAAAGCATACTATTGAAagtcaataatttttttgttaagtgGAATCCACGTCGgatatggatattttaatattttggaaTGACTGGGATTAAATGGGATGGAACTTGTTTCAAACTATGCACTTGGAATTAGATTTAATTGTACATCCGCGGTTTTATGATCACGTGACGTCCAACAAGTTAACCAAATTGGAAGCTGAAGCCCGAGTTGGAGAAGCCGCCGGCGCCGGAGTCGAAGTTGAAGTGCTGCCCCCCACGGTTGAAAAAGGACTGGAACACTACGTTAGGGTCGATGTCTGGAACACAATATGACAATTTAGCCTATATCATCTTGTAAACTAATAAAGTATGTCCTTATATCGGATGGTTAGTATGCGGGATGTAAGCATAGATTACAAAAAACATCTAGCAGATCCCATTCTAGAATATCTACCGTTATTTAGCGTCGTCTAAAATACGCCCGATGGGACTTTAAAAGAATAGAATTTTCATCATTcaacagatttttatgaaattcggtaccTACATTCAGGTAGATAAACCGGAGTAAAAACATGTGCCATCTGCTTTTCCTCTCGAATGCATTGTAAAAAGTCAATCAAGAGAAACTGCTATAACCTTAGAATAGCATAAGTCCCCTATATTACAAATGgtatttttgtgcaataaagtttaaacaaaagtataatataagtatgtgtACTGACCGCCCATGCCGGAGCCGTCGTCGTCGAGGTCGTGTCCGTGGTCGTAGCGCGCGCGCTTCTTCGGGTCGCTCAGGATGCCGTAGGCCTCGCCCACCTCctatattatcaaaaataaattactcatTAGAACAAGAATTAATCTTCTTTTCAAGTCTTTCCCATGTCATgagtatttttacaaaaaataaaaataagcgaGACGCTGGGCAATTGGTATACCATTGGCAATTTGTAAAGCAAACATTTGATGGAATTCTGAATAAAAGGGTGAAGCCACGATTACACTAGGGACCATTTGACGGGCAACATATcgttctttccttttcattacaattacaaGCGTGATATTGACGATGTGTTATTTCACTCAAGACAATGGAAATGAGTGCAGAAGTCGATTTTTTCATAAACAAGTTTCCCTATATTCACAAGTTAAAGTATTTAATCTAAAGCATGTTTTATCTCGTCCTgacaatgtcaaatattgtaaataagtatactttaatttattatgaatgtgCCAATGTTGGAATTCCaagttattttgtattttcttgtGACGTTACCTTGAAGCGGCGCTCCTGTTCGCGGCGCTCGCTGTCCGGCGCCCCGGCGTGCCGATCCGGATGGTGCACCAGCGCCCGTTTCCTGAACACATTATTATCACTTGACATCATCATAATTTGTAACACCACTACCACTAAATACACGATGCATTTTCACTATTTTTTCCTTCCATATATGAAAATCAAtccttttttcaaataaataaatatatgtatgcgaataaatcacacagattaagttagACCCAAAGTGAACTAGAAACCTGTATTACGggatactaaataaatataaataaatatattaggacaaatcacacagattgagctagccccaaagtaagttcgagacttgtgttatgggatactaactcaacgatactatattttataacaaatacatatatagataaacatccaagacccgggccaatcagaaaaatatcattttccaccttgacccgaccggggatcgaacccgggatctctcggttcagtggcaagaactttaccactgcgccactgaggtcgtcatactaactcaacgatactatatttttatagcatatatagataaatatcaaaGACCAtctgaaaaatttaattttccatcttgatcTGAATCATTGTCAAAGTAACTaagatttaaagttaattCAAAATCCCTTTAGTTACGATTGAcgttttatgattattttatgttatgtcaAAAATTCAATCTTTAAAGGCCTAAAATTgcttaaatatatatccaaAATGTACCTGTATGCCTTTTTGATATCATCTTCGGACGCTGTTTTTTCAACTCCGAGAATTTTGTAATAGTCCTTGCGCTTGGACCTCTTGAGCGCCATTTTGGCTTCTTGCAGCAACTGTTTATTCTCTTTACTCTTGTCAATCTTGTACAGCCTCTCATAATCCTTCACAGCTTCTTCGAATTCGCCAAGTTCGGTGTAGCATTTGGCGCGACGGAGTAGAGCCTAAGTAAGAGACCAAACACAGTttcatataaacattataaagagaaaataccaatagttattttaatttttcagtaattagacaaaaaaaatacaaaaatacgatTAAATCTATGATATATTGAtctaattttaagtatatataacatattatcaaaattgCGGCAAGGAGTGAGGGCCGAGCAACTAGTCATGTCATACTATTTATCccccaaataaaataattatattgccGACATGGAACTATTTCCAGGTCGGTACCAATTGCGGCAAGGAGTGAGGGCCGAGCAACTAGTCATGTCATACTATTTATCccccaaataaaataattatattgccGACATGGAACTATTTCCAGGTCGGTACCTATGTACATAAcatcgaaatatattttgtaaatcgtTACCTTGACGTAGTTTTCATCTAGATCGAGTGCGGCGGTGCAAGCGTCAGCTGCTTCTTTAGTTTGGTTTAGTTTAGAGCAAACAGTggctttattaaaatacagttTCGCGTTTACAGCCTTATTGTTTTTGTCGATATTCAACGCTTCATTATATAGATTGAGGGCTTGATGCCATCTTCCCATTTTGAATGCCTCATTAcctaaaaaagtatattggAAATACACAACATTTCATatgtctatactattataataaagaggtAAATGTTTGTGAgtatatatgtttgaggcggataatctccgaaactacagaactgatttcaaaaattctttcacctagattgctataggctatattttaactcaaaattcccatgggctACATctagtttacaaataaaatagaacaatagtatataatagaataatagTGTATTTAGAGATTattaaaacgtttttattaaaaccttGGACCTTTgaacctataaataaaaaatatactatagtCCAGTATAATAGGCTTACCTTCTTCcttcttttgttttaacaacttagctcttttgtatgtttccATAGCCTTTTTGTGGTCAGGTGCCAATCTTAACACTTGTTGGAAATGCTTAAATGCTTGTTCATCTTTATCCTGAAACAAGTATAAACGTACAAAATCCCAATACACCACAAGATAGACCTATGCTAAAAAAGTCAAGTATTAAAAGATGTGGTTGgtgataagataaaatatatgacaattattattaaatctcGTAGATTATTTCGTAATATCAGGATACTAAAATGTATAtcctaaataaaattcttaccTCAAAGTAAAGACACAGTCCTCGAACATAAATGGCCTCAGCATCGAGACTATCAAATCGTAAAGAGTCATTCGCAATTTCTTGAGCTTCCTGACAACGCCCGAGCATCGCCAAACATTCCGCTTTTGTGAGCTTGTCCCTGTATAGACACATACATCATGAGACTTTATTGCTCATAAACACAGAAAACTGACAATAGACAATGCTGAACATTtcaatttgataataatgCTATACAGTTTCAGTCAACCATGTTCAATAGCTTTCTTTGTTAGGGTTATTGTGAACATAACAGATAGATTTGGTATGCAACTTACAGATTCTGTATACaacttttttgaaaatgattgtAATGCAAACattgcaatataaaaaattgatttgattataTCTGATACAATAAACAGATATATCAAGGACATCAACATAGCTTCctaaattatataagaaagCAATTTTCTTGCAGGTGAAGGGGCAAAATtagaaatcaaataaataaatatagagcCTAGAATGCAACAGGAATGGAAGGAATGAGAGACTGACTTGGAGCAAGAAGGGCTATAGTCGAGGCAGCGGTCCATGCAGAAGACGACGCGGCGGAAGTCGCCGGCCTCCATGGCGCGCTGAGCGTCCTCGTGCAGCCGTCGCAGCGACTCCAGCGCGCGCCGCTCGCTCGCCGCGCACTCCGCGCCGCCCAGCTCGCTGGCGCGCGCCACCGCCTGCTCTCCTCCAGACATATCACCTATGAATggtattattcaaataaaacaataaagccAACATTtacaacatacattttaagCCAACCTTCtctattctctctctctctcatctgagcattttcccagtttcttcctcagctgtTGACTGTTCAGACACTCACACCCATTCATACTTTTTTATCTCCATTTTACCATTAACATGCATATCATTCTTGACATCAT
Coding sequences within:
- the Tpr2 gene encoding dnaJ homolog subfamily C member 7, coding for MAESDVVDLDLTIEDLIPKSPERLAEEKKESGNHLYKFKNYKSALAMYDEAIKLCPENAAYYGNRSACYMMLGLYKKALEDAQKAVSLDPTFTKGYIRIAKCCIALGDMSGGEQAVARASELGGAECAASERRALESLRRLHEDAQRAMEAGDFRRVVFCMDRCLDYSPSCSKDKLTKAECLAMLGRCQEAQEIANDSLRFDSLDAEAIYVRGLCLYFEDKDEQAFKHFQQVLRLAPDHKKAMETYKRAKLLKQKKEEGNEAFKMGRWHQALNLYNEALNIDKNNKAVNAKLYFNKATVCSKLNQTKEAADACTAALDLDENYVKALLRRAKCYTELGEFEEAVKDYERLYKIDKSKENKQLLQEAKMALKRSKRKDYYKILGVEKTASEDDIKKAYRKRALVHHPDRHAGAPDSERREQERRFKEVGEAYGILSDPKKRARYDHGHDLDDDGSGMGDIDPNVVFQSFFNRGGQHFNFDSGAGGFSNSGFSFQFG